The Thiorhodovibrio litoralis genome includes a window with the following:
- the argB gene encoding acetylglutamate kinase — translation MSLPAERAQNIAHVLIEALPYIRRFSGKTVVIKYGGNAMVEQRLKEGFARDLVLMKLVGINPVVVHGGGPQIGELLKRLGKATEFVQGMRVTDSETMDVVEMVLGGLVNKEIVTLINRHGGAAVGLTGKDGDFIRARKLLLRRDAPELAAPEIIDIGHVGEVESIDAAVVDMLVGGNFIPVIAPIGVGNDGFSYNINADLVAGKVAEVLRAEKLILLTNTAGLLDDQGKLIKEIEAARVDELIKTGVIQGGMLPKVRCALEAVQMGVGAAHILDGRVEHAVMLDLFTDEGIGSLIRRR, via the coding sequence ATGTCCTTACCCGCTGAACGTGCCCAGAATATCGCCCATGTCCTGATCGAGGCGCTCCCCTACATCCGCCGCTTCAGCGGCAAGACCGTCGTCATCAAGTACGGCGGCAACGCGATGGTGGAGCAACGCCTGAAGGAAGGCTTCGCGCGCGACCTGGTACTGATGAAACTGGTCGGCATCAACCCGGTGGTGGTGCATGGCGGCGGGCCGCAGATCGGTGAGCTGCTCAAGCGCCTTGGCAAGGCGACCGAGTTTGTCCAGGGCATGCGGGTGACCGACAGCGAGACCATGGATGTGGTCGAGATGGTCCTCGGTGGTCTGGTCAACAAGGAAATCGTCACCCTGATCAACCGTCACGGCGGCGCGGCCGTGGGGCTGACCGGCAAGGATGGGGATTTCATCCGCGCGCGCAAACTGCTATTGCGGCGCGACGCACCGGAGCTGGCGGCGCCCGAGATCATCGACATCGGCCATGTTGGCGAGGTGGAGAGCATCGACGCGGCCGTGGTCGACATGCTGGTCGGCGGCAATTTTATTCCTGTCATCGCACCCATCGGTGTCGGCAACGATGGTTTTTCCTACAATATCAACGCCGATCTGGTTGCCGGCAAGGTCGCTGAAGTCTTGCGGGCCGAAAAGCTGATCCTGCTCACCAACACTGCTGGATTGTTGGATGATCAAGGGAAGCTGATCAAAGAAATCGAAGCAGCGCGGGTTGACGAGCTGATCAAAACCGGCGTGATTCAGGGCGGCATGCTGCCCAAGGTACGCTGCGCCCTGGAAGCCGTTCAGATGGGCGTCGGCGCCGCACATATCCTGGATGGGCGCGTCGAGCATGCTGTCATGCTCGACCTGTTCACCGATGAAGGAATCGGCAGTCTGATCCGCCGGCGTTAG
- a CDS encoding phosphomannomutase/phosphoglucomutase, with product MALGKKTIKRGGKTATSKAAKPQHLVRYWLIAASASVVAIAGAFFAATWFETGVERRMQQQQLQELVTSLADAFGDRKERLREQLGQLADDTRLRTALEYADQANLDAEVKRLQERAPLALALHLVRLDPSSPGVRILDEDKLPLSYAGLDLVRQVADSGAISLLEAHQVGTPNAHLAIAGPILASDGSTTLGIIYLALPLNLLPQPNPDIARNRHFLFQQGTDRAKATISPKSAPQPAAGAVIAQAKIPQTGIELLAWQPAPQPFASGFLWPNLIVGGALAAIHLVILIAAGGAQSRRLQREVDQLNAGMAQVDLGQPPTKRTIRLQELMALDAALRRMSRKRAHTARGDSELVAPGDHSSALLPDSSVVAGLSMDLNTVNPASQVAAPSSMISSKTPEESLTRVDVSEKLGTTPARVFRPYDIRGLIETDLTEDFMRLLGQAIGTESQKGGSKAVLVGHDHRPSGTTLTAALSDGLRASGCDVIDLGIVPTPVLYFATHLAGDISGAMVTASHNPAQYNGVKLAFSGKSATALNIAKLKQRLQRGEFMTGEGSYREQSVLADYFDELEQNVTFARPLKVAVDCGFATPALVAPQLFRDLGCEVIEVRCDLSDPRAGTELPDPSVAENLRELIDAVTTQGADVGFGFDGDGDRLGVVDSAGQLIQTDRVLMLLAADLLARAPGSDIVFDVKCSRLLAQQIKSLGGQPVMWKSGHAFIKEKREELNAPLAGEYSGHIVFGDRWNGFDDAFYAAARLIEVLAIDSRPSKDVFGELPNAVGTPELLLPVGLGREIEIMSQVMEAKGRLSGVKAITIDGLRVESDKGWALVRASNSESALAFRFEAVNESTLEKLKDLMRRIMQSAAPDLKLPF from the coding sequence ACCTGGTTTGAAACCGGCGTCGAACGTCGCATGCAGCAGCAACAGCTGCAGGAATTGGTGACCAGCCTGGCCGACGCCTTCGGCGATCGCAAGGAGCGTCTGCGCGAGCAGCTTGGACAGCTCGCCGATGACACGCGTCTGCGCACCGCCCTTGAGTACGCCGACCAGGCCAATCTCGACGCCGAGGTCAAGCGTTTGCAGGAACGCGCCCCCCTGGCGCTCGCGCTCCATCTAGTGCGGCTCGATCCCAGCTCCCCCGGCGTGCGGATTCTCGACGAGGACAAGCTGCCGCTGAGCTACGCCGGGCTGGACCTGGTCCGGCAAGTCGCCGATTCCGGCGCTATCTCCCTGCTGGAGGCGCATCAGGTCGGCACGCCGAATGCTCATCTCGCCATCGCCGGCCCCATTCTCGCGAGCGACGGCAGCACCACGTTGGGCATCATCTATCTGGCCCTTCCGCTCAACCTGCTGCCGCAACCAAATCCCGATATCGCGCGTAACCGCCATTTCCTGTTTCAGCAGGGCACGGACCGAGCCAAGGCAACCATCTCCCCCAAATCGGCGCCGCAGCCAGCCGCTGGCGCGGTGATCGCGCAGGCAAAGATTCCGCAAACCGGCATTGAGCTGCTTGCCTGGCAACCGGCGCCGCAGCCTTTTGCTTCCGGGTTTCTGTGGCCAAACCTCATCGTGGGCGGGGCGCTTGCGGCGATTCACTTGGTGATTCTGATCGCGGCTGGCGGGGCGCAATCCCGGCGTCTGCAACGCGAAGTCGATCAGCTCAACGCCGGAATGGCCCAGGTTGACCTCGGGCAGCCGCCCACCAAGCGCACCATTCGCTTGCAGGAGTTGATGGCGCTCGACGCGGCGCTGAGGCGCATGTCGCGCAAGCGCGCCCATACCGCGAGAGGCGACTCCGAACTCGTCGCCCCCGGGGACCATTCCTCGGCGCTGCTGCCGGACAGCAGCGTGGTTGCTGGACTCAGCATGGACTTAAACACCGTCAACCCGGCAAGCCAGGTGGCAGCGCCCTCCAGCATGATCTCAAGCAAAACGCCGGAGGAAAGCCTGACCCGAGTCGACGTGTCGGAGAAGTTGGGCACCACCCCGGCGCGCGTGTTTCGCCCCTACGATATTCGCGGACTGATCGAGACCGACCTGACCGAAGACTTCATGCGCCTGCTCGGCCAGGCGATCGGGACGGAATCCCAGAAAGGCGGGAGCAAGGCCGTGCTGGTGGGCCATGATCACCGCCCGAGCGGCACAACGCTGACAGCGGCCCTGTCGGACGGATTGCGCGCGAGCGGCTGCGATGTGATTGATCTCGGCATCGTACCCACGCCGGTGCTCTACTTCGCCACCCATCTCGCCGGCGATATTTCTGGCGCCATGGTCACGGCCAGCCATAATCCGGCACAATACAACGGCGTGAAGCTCGCGTTTTCCGGTAAATCCGCCACCGCACTTAATATAGCCAAGCTCAAGCAGCGGCTGCAACGCGGCGAGTTCATGACTGGCGAGGGCAGCTATCGCGAGCAATCCGTGCTGGCCGACTATTTCGACGAACTCGAGCAGAACGTAACCTTCGCGCGCCCGCTGAAGGTGGCAGTGGACTGCGGCTTCGCCACCCCGGCGCTGGTGGCGCCGCAACTGTTCCGCGACCTTGGCTGCGAGGTGATCGAAGTCCGCTGCGACCTCTCCGACCCGCGCGCCGGCACCGAACTGCCCGACCCCTCGGTAGCGGAGAATCTGCGCGAGCTGATCGACGCCGTCACCACACAGGGAGCGGATGTCGGCTTCGGCTTCGACGGCGACGGCGACCGCCTCGGAGTGGTCGATTCCGCCGGCCAACTCATTCAGACCGACCGGGTGCTGATGCTGCTCGCGGCCGATCTGCTCGCGCGCGCACCCGGCAGCGATATTGTCTTCGACGTCAAATGCAGTCGCCTGTTGGCGCAGCAGATCAAGAGCCTCGGTGGCCAGCCGGTGATGTGGAAATCCGGCCATGCATTCATTAAGGAAAAGCGCGAAGAGCTCAATGCGCCGCTCGCCGGCGAATACAGCGGCCATATCGTCTTCGGCGACCGCTGGAACGGCTTTGATGACGCCTTCTACGCCGCCGCGCGCCTGATCGAGGTGCTGGCCATCGACTCACGCCCGTCGAAGGATGTCTTCGGCGAGCTGCCCAACGCGGTCGGCACACCCGAGCTTTTGTTGCCGGTCGGCCTCGGCCGCGAGATCGAAATCATGTCCCAGGTGATGGAAGCCAAAGGCCGCTTGAGCGGCGTGAAAGCGATTACCATCGACGGCCTGCGCGTGGAAAGCGACAAAGGCTGGGCGCTGGTGCGTGCATCCAATTCAGAGTCGGCCCTGGCCTTCCGCTTCGAGGCGGTCAACGAGTCAACGCTCGAGAAGCTCAAGGACTTGATGCGCCGGATCATGCAAAGCGCCGCCCCCGATCTCAAGCTGCCATTCTGA
- a CDS encoding DUF4124 domain-containing protein — translation MIARQHSSGHRGGYSTAVTTSSALVPVRAMTIAAVAVWLFVCAWSAAASQLYRWVDDDGKVHFSDRLPPEASDKARTELSDEGIPVREVERAKTRAEWMQEQEIERLRKEAQAQIDKQRREDEILLRSYRTADDLIMMRDGKIAAIDVMIQQIRGNVRRLQNQINRFQSNAADLERAGKPVDRRTEQAIASTKESIEGEYAQILQHQLAKQDIYEQFADDLERFRRLKDVREPVADNGSAEILLGLKNLVPCANDRECDLLWGQAVGYVETNSTEPIESLSNNVVITAAPKDDDDIGLILSRIPNDAGDPGAGALLFLDLQCRNYVQTALSCRTPARAAVVEGFREALLGAAESPADSAQSSAPEGPDRDAQTTEASPTTPGLGGSE, via the coding sequence ATGATCGCTCGGCAGCATTCATCCGGTCACCGCGGCGGCTATTCAACGGCAGTGACCACAAGCAGCGCTCTGGTTCCGGTGCGCGCAATGACGATCGCGGCTGTGGCAGTTTGGCTTTTTGTGTGCGCCTGGTCGGCCGCGGCGAGTCAGCTCTACCGCTGGGTTGATGATGACGGCAAGGTGCATTTCTCCGACCGGCTGCCGCCCGAGGCAAGCGACAAGGCCCGCACCGAGCTTTCCGATGAAGGGATACCTGTGCGCGAAGTCGAGCGCGCCAAGACGCGCGCGGAATGGATGCAGGAGCAGGAGATTGAGCGGCTACGCAAGGAGGCGCAGGCGCAGATCGATAAACAGCGCCGGGAGGATGAGATTCTGCTGCGTTCTTACCGCACGGCGGACGATCTGATCATGATGCGCGACGGCAAGATTGCCGCCATTGATGTGATGATCCAGCAGATCAGAGGGAATGTGCGTCGGTTGCAAAACCAGATCAACCGATTTCAGAGTAATGCCGCGGACCTCGAACGGGCGGGTAAGCCGGTTGACCGCAGGACCGAACAGGCTATCGCATCCACCAAGGAGAGCATCGAGGGCGAGTATGCGCAGATTTTGCAGCATCAGCTTGCCAAACAGGACATCTATGAACAGTTCGCCGATGATCTCGAACGCTTTCGCCGCCTAAAGGATGTCCGGGAACCGGTCGCGGACAACGGCAGCGCGGAAATCCTTTTGGGGCTTAAGAATCTGGTGCCCTGTGCCAATGACCGCGAATGCGATCTGCTCTGGGGGCAGGCGGTCGGTTATGTGGAAACCAATTCCACCGAGCCGATCGAGAGTCTGAGCAACAATGTCGTGATTACAGCCGCTCCGAAGGATGACGACGACATCGGCCTGATTCTCTCGCGCATTCCCAACGACGCGGGGGACCCGGGTGCCGGTGCGTTGCTGTTCCTGGACTTACAATGCCGCAACTATGTGCAGACGGCATTGTCCTGTCGCACACCGGCCCGCGCCGCCGTGGTGGAGGGCTTTCGGGAAGCGCTTCTCGGTGCGGCCGAATCCCCTGCCGACTCGGCGCAATCTTCCGCTCCCGAGGGGCCTGATCGGGATGCGCAGACGACGGAAGCATCGCCGACCACACCGGGGCTTGGCGGCTCTGAATAA